The nucleotide sequence CGACACTCGCCGGAGTACGTGGCGGCCCTGAAGAAGATGGGCATTTTCAAGAACAACGAGTATGCCTTGGACTACTATCTCCGCCACAATCACCTCCCGCCGCCGACCGGCTCCGATTGATCTCTTCAGAACTAGCaatgttatattattttatgaaatgcatatatgCGAGATCGATGCACTTTTCTATCATGCAAAAATCATAGCAATGCCAGAGAGTCCCACAAAGCCATAGCAAAAATCATAGCAATAACAAAATCATTATTAGCATGATGGGTTCTTCACATTTCCTAATTCCTATGTATCTTCTCCTCTTCTACTCATTCTGTACAATAGGATCTAACAAACAACTCAATCAAAGTAAGCCCATTTCAAGGAATGGGGAGCTATCACATCATCCTTGCCATCTACAGTTTCATTGAGAGACGTCTGATTTATTTCTCGCAAAAATGGTGTCCAACCAAAGAAGAATATACTTATTTCCACTACAAGCAGCACAAGAGCTCCCATGCCAGAGCATGAATCTTGACGTGAATCAATGTAACAATGTGGTTATATCTGAAGAACAGTCATcaatttaaatcaaaagaaactggaaaGCGATTAATCTTTGTTCCTCACCATGGAAGTCCTGCATGCTGCTGAGCGAGGAAGAGAGTGTTTCCCCAACCGAATACCAGTTAACAGCTACAATATCGTTACAACTCTTTATGTCGTCCACTTATAATACCATCAAGTCGAAATCATCAGAGTCCTTTGCGGTACACAGCATCGGTCTTTCCCTATATCTTCTACAAGCAGCACAAGAAATATTGATGAAGGCAGTCATTTCGAGTATAAGAAATGGGAGGTCATAttattccaatatttttacagGAAATCACAAAAATCCCAGTAAATACCAATTGTGTCATGTCCACGTATAAACAATCCCATTCCTGTCGGCAGAGGCCAGGGGCTTTCCTAAACCGCTCCATGAACAACATAGAACCGGCGCACTGTGTTCCTTAAGGGTGCTGACTATGCTGGCTTTCGATACTGACCAAACATAGACAGATCCATCAGCAGATCCAGCAGCAACGTAGTTGTCGTCTGGACTAATGCAAGACCTGCTCCAATTAGAGGCCAATCTGGTTCCGCTCGCTCTTAGTGTGCCACAAATTTCCAGAGATCGTACATCAAACAAGTTGTGCAAGTTGTCCCTCCCACTTGTCAGTATCACATTTCTATTTTGAGATAGTGAGATTGAAGTAACAGCAAGTGAATGCGCAGCAACCTCACTTAGGAGCTTCCCCGtctggatatcccacaaacgaAGATTCCCGTCAACATGGCCCGAACAAATGGTCCGTCCATCCATGCTGAAGCAAAGGGCATTGCAATTACTATGAAAAGTTACAGACTTTATGCAGTAACCTTTCTGCAGATCCCAAATTTTAATAGTGTGATCGTATGCTGCACTTGCTATGTAGCGACTTGAAACTTTGCTCACGTCTACAGCACATACTTTATCCGTATGACCTGTTAGAGTATGATGCATCTGACCAGAACTTGCATCCCATACGTATAAATTGTTTGAGCTGCTCGCAGCAATTACAGATCCGGTATCATGGGCAAAGGTGAGATCAAGAACAGAACCTAGGCAACCAAAGAAAGTGCTACTTAATGACCCCGCGTTTGTGTCCCACATTTTGACAGTCCCATCTTGTCCTCCGCTAACCAATTTTCCGGAATTGTACTCAAAAAATATAGCAGCACATCCACCTTCATGTGCAGGTATACGATGCATGCGTTGATAGGGAACCGTAGACTCCACATAGTATTCGGCACCTTCTTCACTTTGGTGGATCACGCCATCCACTTGTTGCCTGGCAAGTTGTTCTATACCACTTGCTTTGAGTTGATCAAGCATATCCTCGCAAAGTGCATTTGCCTAATATCATAACAGGCACAATAGTTAACGGGAAGACAGCAGGTAAATGCTCAAAACATGAGCACTCAGGCTCCtcggaaaataaaagaaactggGGAGACTTCCCGatatcaaaattttcagaagGATGAAATTTTGACTTTGGTCCACAAAAAGCATATAAATCAGAATCCTCATCCCTCTATAGACAAATTGAAATAGACTACAATAAGCTTTCAAAGCAGTTAGGTTCAAAAAGTTATCACTTTCACCAAAGAATTAAGTTCTGCACAAAGGTGCCTAGTTTCACCCAAAGCCTTTGGACCCACCAAGATATTTTCGTTTCGAAAACaggaaagggggggggggggggtgttgcaAGACTTTAGAAAAAGGCAGGAGAACTTCTGAGCAAATGAGAGTCAAGTCAAGACACAACTCTGCATAAATTTTACTCCTGTAATTCCATCCTATCCTTCAAAATAATTAGGATAAGCCAGGAAGTATGATAAAGAAGATCTCAAGTagtagattttaattttatgttcaACAATTTTACCGAATATTCAACTTAGAGAGGTTGGGTTTCTTCAGAGGAAATGAGAAACCATTTAAGCACACATAGGTTTAGAGCCCATAGTTTTCTCTCTTACTGGCATTAAGTAGTTCCATCCAGTGAAGagttcaaattaattaaacactCAGGAGTTCTTGTTCAACCTCAAACAAAATTAAGCTTATCAATGACATGCCTACTTATTGACAAGCATGCTAACTCTAA is from Diospyros lotus cultivar Yz01 chromosome 2, ASM1463336v1, whole genome shotgun sequence and encodes:
- the LOC127794896 gene encoding autophagy-related protein 16-like produces the protein MSEDEIAMNAIRHALRALRQRHLLEEGAHAPAFIALARPLVLQGSEWEEKLENLELELQQCYKAQVRLTEQLGVEVAESRASKALVQDKEAIIFDLQNDLNKARDECSHLTELLEENAKALELVVSENQELRAQIEKMNKRAKHAEAENKTLIDRWMLKKMQDAEHLNEANALCEDMLDQLKASGIEQLARQQVDGVIHQSEEGAEYYVESTVPYQRMHRIPAHEGGCAAIFFEYNSGKLVSGGQDGTVKMWDTNAGSLSSTFFGCLGSVLDLTFAHDTGSVIAASSSNNLYVWDASSGQMHHTLTGHTDKVCAVDVSKVSSRYIASAAYDHTIKIWDLQKGYCIKSVTFHSNCNALCFSMDGRTICSGHVDGNLRLWDIQTGKLLSEVAAHSLAVTSISLSQNRNVILTSGRDNLHNLFDVRSLEICGTLRASGTRLASNWSRSCISPDDNYVAAGSADGSVYVWSVSKASIVSTLKEHSAPVLCCSWSGLGKPLASADRNGIVYTWT